From a region of the Coffea arabica cultivar ET-39 chromosome 3e, Coffea Arabica ET-39 HiFi, whole genome shotgun sequence genome:
- the LOC140038836 gene encoding uncharacterized protein At5g19025-like: protein MRHHLLSSTITMAPVTSSSTTHSSPSKPLKKPTNPTSLNSQNCPSSASNSHSLCKHSSPSATLDLLILILVLFAGAFLISSCFSYIFHSLSLLLPPSSSLSLSTLLSYLYSHLQVHHIFFTSLILSLVFMLIFFEICCGPRSRKCGKLGCKGLKKAMEFDLQLQGEDCLKLGKANKAVKEIDELPWKGGNEFNPDYECLRAELRKMAPPNGRAVLLFRAKCGCPVAKLEGWGPKRSSRRKKSLALYGAGDHR, encoded by the exons ATGCGCCATCACCTCCTCTCCTCAACCATCACCATGGCCCCTGTCACCAGCTCCTCCACCACCCACTCCTCCCCCTCCAAACCTCTCAAAAAACCCACAAATCCCACCTCCTTAAattcccaaaattgcccctcaTCAGCCTCCAACTCCCACTCCCTCTGCAAACACTCCTCCCCTTCAGCCACCCTTGAcctcctcatcctcatcctTGTCCTCTTCGCCGGAGCATTCCTCATCTCCTCCTGCTTCTCCTACATCTTCCACTCCCTCTCCCTCCTACTCCCTCCATcatcatctctctctctttccacTCTCCTCTCTTATCTTTACTCCCACCTCCAAGTCCACCACATTTTCTTCACCTCCCTGATTTTGTCCTTGGTTTTCATGCTGATATTTTTCGAGATCTGCTGTGGGCCCAGATCAAGAAAGTGCGGGAAACTTGGGTGTAAAGGGTTGAAAAAAGCAATGGAATTCGATTTGCAGTTACAGGGTGAAGATTGCTTGAAATTAGGGAAGGCTAATAAGGCTGTTAAGGAGATTGATGAGTTGCCCTGGAAAGGTGGAAACGAGTTTAACCCGGATTATGAATGCTTGAgagctgagttgaggaaaatggctcctccTAATGGAAGAGCTGTCCTGCTTTTCAGAGCTAAGTGTGGTTGCCCTGTTGCTAAACTTGAAGGTTGGGGCCCTAAACGTAGTAGCCGCCGTAAAAA GAGTCTTGCTCTTTATGGTGCTGGCGATCATCGCTGA
- the LOC140038599 gene encoding small polypeptide DEVIL 21-like, which produces MGKRFGKWRRIVRQLRGRLYIIRVCITMLLCWDEKYS; this is translated from the coding sequence ATGGGAAAGAGATTTGGCAAGTGGAGAAGAATAGTGAGACAACTCAGGGGGAGGCTCTACATTATAAGGGTGTGCATAACTATGCTATTGTGTTGGGATGAAAAGTACTCTTAG
- the LOC140038835 gene encoding mediator of RNA polymerase II transcription subunit 33A-like: MEEVSASYDQCSYWDAVLELTKLAQENGSDPLLWAIQVSANMSSSGVSFPSFELANFLVSYIFWENNVPITWKFLEKALVLKIVPSLPVLALLSTRVIPNRHSCPAAFRLYMELLKTHAFEFESHSKLPNDQKIRKSISNIIHSSQIFDVQADEPGVLVIQIVFSIVWQLLDASLDDEGLLKLTPEKNSRWPTKLQDMEIDGYKNSDVMRLENKERLKNANTVMAIELIGKFLQTKVTSRIIYLARQSMRRPWGGFVQRIQLLVSHSTALRNSKLLTSETLLKLIHNSPKLMLQRPRRYAPEELPSVGLFKSLAYRSGCRVGLSCASLWLPLDLILEDAMDNSQVNATSSVETVTGLVKALQAINGSTWHETFLGLWKAALRLVQRERDPIEGPVPRLDTRLCMLLSITTLVVADLIEEEESAPTDEIDVDLDSQCKQTTGNRRGDLASSLQNLGDFEMLLTPPHSVIPAANQAAAKAMMFVSGINVGSAYFESISMTDIPTNCSGNLRHVIVEACIARNLLDTSAYFWPGYASGSINQLPHTVPTQIPSWSSFMKGAPLTPLLINALVSVPASSLAELEKIFETAVKGSDDEKIAAARILSGASLVRGWNIQEHTAYFITRLLSPPAPADYSGDDSHLIGFGPMLNVLLVGIAPVDCVQIFSLHGLVPQLACSLMTICEVFGSCIPNISWTLTTGEEISAHAVFSNAFALLLKLWRFNHPPIEYGVGDLPPVGSQLTPEYLLLVRNSLLVSSGNLLKDPNRRRLAAVASASYPKPIFVDSFPKLKVWYRQHLACIASPLSGLVHGTPVHQTVDALLNMMFRKISRGSQSATSITSGSSSSSGPGSEDTFPRPILPAWDILEAVPFVVDAALTSCAHGILSPRELCTGLKDLADYLPASLATIVSYFSAEVTRGIWKPVFMNGTDWPSPAANLFYVEEQIKKILAATGVDVPSLAAGGNSPATLPLPLAAFVSLTITYKLDKASQRFLNLAGPALESLAAGCPWPCMPIVASLWTQKAKCWSDFLVFSASRTVFLHNNDAVVQLLKSCFTVTLGLNTTSVTSNGGVGSLLGHGFGSHMYGGISPVAPGILYLRVYRSIRDIMFMREEIVSLLMQSVKDIACSGLPVEQPEKLKNAKNGKYGHVSLDTIMIKVKLAASLGASLAWLTGGLGLMQSLIKETLPSWFLSVHPSDQEGASTMGVPMLQGYALAYFTVFCGAHAWGLDAISSSSKRRPKVLREHLEFVASVLDGQISLGCDPATWRAYVLELLSLMVDCFSSWMLEVDVPLLKRLGEGLRKWNEEELALALLCLGGAGTIGAAAELIIDTDL, translated from the exons ATGGAGGAGGTGTCAGCATCTTATGATCAGTGCAGCTATTGGGATGCTGTATTGGAGCTAACAAAGTTGGCCCAAGAAAATGGAAGTGACCCTCTATTGTGGGCAATTCAAGTTTCCGCGAACATGAGTTCTTCAGGGGTGTCTTTCCCTTCTTTTGAGTTAGCCAACTTCCTGGTTTCTTACATTTTCTGGGAAAACAATGTTCCTATAACTTGGAAATTCCTAGAGAAAGCTTTGGTTCTCAAGATTGTGCCTTCTCTTCCTGTTCTTGCACTGCTCTCCACAAG GGTAATCCCAAATCGACATTCCTGTCCAGCAGCATTTAGGCTTTATATGGAACTTCTAAAGACACATGCATTCGAGTTTGAGAGTCATTCAAAGTTACCTAATGATCAGAA GATCAGGAAGTCAATTAGTAATATTATCCACTCCTCTCAGATATTTGATGTACAAGCAGATGAACCTGGAGTTCTTGTGATTCAGATTGTCTTTTCAATTGTTTGGCAATTGCTTGATGCATCCTTGGATGATGAAGGGTTGCTGAAACTTACCCCTGAAAAAAATTCTAGATGGCCCACTAAACTGCAGGACATGGAGATTGATGGCTACAAAAATTCTGATGTAATGAGGCTTGAAAACAAAGAGAGATTGAAGAATGCTAATACTGTCATGGCCATAGAGTTGATAGGCAAATTTCTGCAAACCAAAGTGACTTCCAGGATTATTTATTTGGCTCGCCAAAGCAT GAGAAGACCTTGGGGTGGTTTTGTCCAGCGAATTCAGCTGCTTGTATCACATTCCACAGCATTAAGAAATTCAAAACTTCTAACATCAGAGACTCTTCTAAAGTTGATACATAATAGTCCCAAGTTAATGCTGCAGCGTCCCAGAAGATATGCTCCAGAGGAGCTACCTAGTGTTGGGCTTTTTAAATCTCTAGCATATAGGTCTGGTTGTCGTGTTGGGCTTAGTTGTGCTTCTCTTTGGCTTCCTCTTGATTTGATATTGGAAGATGCAATGGACAACTCACAAGTTAATGCAACTAGTTCTGTTGAAACTGTTACTG GTCTAGTAAAAGCTCTTCAAGCAATCAACGGTAGCACTTGGCATGAGACTTTCCTAGGACTTTGGAAGGCAGCTTTACGTCTAGTTCAAAGG GAAAGGGATCCAATTGAAGGGCCTGTTCCACGCCTAGATACTCGACTATGCATGTTACTCTCTATCACAACTCTCGTGGTTGCTGATCTTATTGAGGAAGAGGAAAGTGCTCCAACTGATGAGATTGATGTTGACTTAGACAGTCAGTGCAAACAGACTACTGGAAATCGTCGTGGGGATTTGGCCTCTAGCTTACAGAATCTGGGTGATTTTGAGATGCTTTTAACTCCTCCTCACTCTGTTATTCCCGCAGCCAATCAAGCAGCTGCAAAAGCAATGATGTTTGTTTCTGGAATAAACGTTGGCAGTGCATATTTTGAATCCATCAGCATGACAGATATTCCAACAAACTGTT CTGGAAACCTGCGACATGTAATAGTCGAGGCCTGCATTGCCAGAAATTTACTGGATACATCTGCTTACTTCTGGCCAGGCTATGCGAGTGGAAGCATCAATCAATTACCCCACACTGTTCCCACTCAAATTCCTAGTTGGTCCTCTTTCATGAAGGGTGCCCCACTTACACCACTGTTGATAAATGCTTTAGTTTCAGTGCCTGCTTCAAG CTTAGCAGAATTAGAGAAGATTTTTGAGACTGCGGTGAAAGGATCTGATGATGAGAAGATAGCTGCTGCAAGAATTCTTTCTGGAGCTTCCTTAGTTCGTGGGTGGAATATACAG GAACACACAGCATATTTTATAACCAGATTGTTGTCTCCACCAGCTCCTGCTGACTACTCTGGGGATGACAGCCATTTGATAGGTTTTGGGCCAATGCTGAATGTCTTGCTTGTTGGAATTGCACCTGTTGACTGCGTCCAGATTTTTTCCCTGCATGGCCTG GTTCCACAACTAGCTTGTTCACTGATGACGATATGCGAGGTATTTGGTTCATGTATTCCTAATATCTCATGGACACTCACTACAGGAGAGGAAATCTCTGCACATGCTGTATTTTCAAACGCATTTGCTCTTCTTCTAAAGCTATGGAGGTTTAATCATCCTCCAATTGAATATGGAGTGGGGGACTTACCACCAGTAGGGTCTCAACTAACTCCCGAGTACCTCCTACTTGTGCGTAATTCCCTGCTGGTATCTTCTGGAAACTTACTCAAGGATCCAAATAGAAGGAGATTAGCTGCTGTTGCAAGTGCTTCTTACCCGAAACCCATCTTTGTAGACTCATTTCCAAAACTAAAGGTTTGGTATAGGCAACATCTGGCATGTATAGCTTCACCCCTTTCTGGGCTTGTTCATGGAACCCCTGTCCATCAAACAGTTGATGCCCTTCTAAACATGATGTTCAGAAAAATTAGTAGAGGAAGCCAGTCAGCAACTTCCATAACATCTGGGAGTAGTAGTTCCTCTGGACCTGGCAGtgaagatacttttccaaggCCAATATTACCTGCTTGGGATATACTTGAAGCTGTCCCTTTTGTGGTTGATGCTGCTCTAACCAGTTGTGCTCATGGGATACTGTCTCCTCGGGAATTGTGCACAG GCCTTAAAGACTTGGCTGATTATCTTCCAGCATCCTTGGCAACTATTGTAAGTTACTTCTCAGCTGAAGTAACTCGTGGCATCTGGAAACCAGTTTTCATGAATGGAACTGATTGGCCAAGCCCTGCTGCCAATCTCTTTTATGTTGAggaacaaataaagaaaattttagctgCCACTGGTGTTGATGTCCCAAGCCTTGCTGCAG GGGGGAACTCTCCAGCAACACTTCCACTGCCATTGGCTGCATTTGTGAGCCTCACTATAACATACAAACTTGATAAAGCCTCGCAACGGTTTCTCAATCTGGCAGGCCCAGCATTAGAGTCCCTAGCAGCAGGTTGTCCATGGCCATGCATGCCGATTGTGGCTTCTTTGTGGACCCAAAAGGCAAAATGCTGGAGTGACTTTCTTGTATTTTCTGCCTCTCGTACTGTCTTCCTACACAACAATGACGCAGTTGTTCAGCTGCTAAAAAGTTGCTTCACCGTGACTCTTGGCCTGAACACAACCTCAGTCACTAGCAATGGGGGTGTTGGGTCACTTCTTGGCCATGGATTTGGATCACATATGTACGGTGGGATTTCTCCAGTAGCCCCAGGGATTCTATATCTACGTGTTTACAGATCAATCAGGGACATCATGTTCATGAGAGAAGAGATTGTTTCTCTGCTGATGCAATCCGTGAAAGACATAGCATGCAGTGGGCTACCAGTAGAACAACCAGAAAAGCTGAAGAATGCCAAAAATGGCAAGTATGGGCATGTTTCACTTGATACAATAATGATTAAGGTGAAACTAGCAGCTTCTTTGGGAGCTTCACTGGCATGGTTAACTGGTGGACTGGGGCTTATGCAGTCATTGATAAAAGAAACCTTGCCTTCTTGGTTTCTGTCAGTTCACCCATCAGACCAGGAAGGAGCCTCCACTATGGGAGTCCCTATGCTCCAAGGATATGCGCTGGCATACTTTACAGTGTTTTGCGGAGCACATGCATGGGGTTTAGATgcaatatcatcatcatcaaagcGACGTCCAAAAGTTCTTCGGGAGCACCTGGAGTTTGTAGCTAGTGTCCTTGATGGCCAAATATCACTCGGTTGTGACCCAGCCACCTGGCGGGCTTATGTCCTGGAGCTTCTGAGCCTGATGGTTGATTGCTTTTCCTCTTGGATGCTTGAGGTGGATGTACCGTTGTTGAAGAGACTAGGTGAAGGGCTGAGGAAATGGAATGAGGAAGAGCTTGCTCTAGCTTTGCTGTGCCTTGGGGGGGCTGGTACGATTGGGGCTGCTGCTGAACTGATCATAGACACTGACTTGTAG
- the LOC113734067 gene encoding uncharacterized protein has translation MSCLASCCASLTCGLCSSVASGISKKSARLAYCGLFGLSLIISWILREVGAPLLEKFPWINTSDDQSKEWFQIQAVLRVSLGNFLFFGVLALLMIGVKDQNDRRDSWHHGGWTVKMVIWALLVILMFFIPNVVITIYGFISKFGAGLFLLVQVIILLDATHTWNDAWVAKDEQKWYIALLVISVVCYLGAYALSGVLFIWFNPSGHDCGLNIFFIVMTMILALAFAVIALHPAVNGSLLPASVISIYCAYVCYTGLSSEPRNYVCNGLHKASRAVSTSTLILGLLTTIISVLYSALRAGSSTTFLSPPSSPRSGGQKPLLESDELEAGKDKKDAEPRPVSYSYSFFLLIFALASMYSAMLLSGWTSTSDTSDLIDVGWTSVWVRICTEWVTAGLYVWSLVAPLIFPDREF, from the exons ATGTCGTGCTTGGCATCATGCTGTGCATCTCTGACATGTGGGCTCTGCTCTTCAGTGGCCTCAGGGATCAGCAAGAAGTCAGCTAGACTTGCTTACTGTGGCCTCTTTGGCCTTTCCTTGATCATTTCTTGGATTCTCCGTGAAGTTGGTGCTCCACTCTTGGAGAAATTTCCTT GGATCAATACTTCGGATGATCAGTCAAAAGAATGGTTTCAAATACAAGCAGTTCTTCGTGTCAGCTTGGggaatttcttattttttggaGTTCTTGCTCTTCTAATGATTGGTGTCAAGGATCAAAATGACAGGCGTGACTCCTGGCATCACGGTGGATGGACTGTCAAGATGGTCATTTGGGCTTTACTAGTCATCCTAATGTTTTTCATCCCAAATGTTGTTATTACAATCTATG gatttatttcaaaatttggggCAGGATTATTCTTATTGGTTCAAGTAATAATACTATTAGATGCTACACATACATGGAATGATGCATGGGTTGCAAAAGATGAGCAGAAGTG GTACATTGCTCTGCTTGTCATATCAGTAGTATGCTATCTTGGAGCTTATGCATTATCGGGGGTTCTCTTTATTTGGTTCAATCCTTCTGGTCATGATTGTGGTCTCAACATCTTCTTCATTGTCATGACTATGATTCTTGCTTTAGCATTTGCTGTTATCGCACTACACCCAGCG GTAAATGGGAGCCTGTTGCCAGCTTCTGTGATTTCCATTTATTGTGCTTATGTGTGTTATACTGGTCTGTCTAGCGAACCTCGAAATTATGTTTGCAATGGTCTCCACAAAGCATCAAGAGCAGTATCAACAAGTACTCTTATTCTTGGGTTGCTTACGACCATTATTTCAGTTCTATATTCTGCACTCCGTGCTGGATCATCTACTACATTTTTGTCCCCTCCATCTTCACCCAGATCAG GCGGACAGAAACCTCTTCTTGAATCTGATGAGTTGGAAGCTGGAAAAGATAAGAAAGATGCTGAGCCACGGCCAGTTAGTTACTCGTATTCATTTTTCCTCCTGATATTTGCTCTTGCTAGCATGTATTCAGCTATGCTTCTTTCGGGCTGGACTAGCACTTCTGATACCTCAGATCTAATAGATGTTGGCTGGACATCAGTTTGGGTTCGTATCTGCACTGAATGGGTCACTGCTGGCCTGTATGTGTGGTCCCTCGTGGCCCCTTTGATCTTCCCTGATCGTGAATTCTAA